The Rickettsiales bacterium genomic sequence GCATAGTTGACCGCCTCTTCTCGCGCGTGGGCGCGGCGGATGATTTGGCACGTGGCCGCTCCACTTTCATGGTTGAAATGGTCGAAACCGCCACGATTCTGAATCAAGCGACAGAAAACTCCCTCGTCATTTTGGATGAAATTGGTCGCGGAACTGCGACTTATGATGGATTATCGCTCGCCTGGGCCGTGGTCGAACATTTGCATGATAACACGAAATGCCGCGGATTATTTGCCACCCATTACCACGAGTTAACCGAGTTAGACAGCACCTTGCCGCAACTTTCCTGCCATTACATGAAAGTACGCGAATGGAAGGGCGATGTGATCTTTTTGCATGAAGTCGCCGCCGGTGCCGGAGGGCGTTCTTACGGTATCCATGTCGCCCGCCTCGCCGGCCTTCCTGATAGCGTACTGACCCGTGCTGAGGGCTTATTGCAACAGCTCGAACAGGAAAAGCATTCTGCTCCAACAGCATTACCGCTGTTTTCTGCACCCATGACGCCCGCTCAAAACGTCAAAAAGGTTAACCCGGCCCTCGAAAAACTTGAAAGCCTTGACCCTGATGAAATGACGCCAAAACAGGCACATGAAGCACTTTATGCCCTACAAACGCTTTTAACCGACAATTCATAGCAAGATCATAACGCCCAAATAGTTAAGTTATGTTTACCTTTGGGCGCTAAAAATCATATAAAAACCAGCGCGTTAACCCTATTGTAAGACTTCTCCGTTAGGCTTATCCTAGAGGATAACATGAGCAACCAATTTGGAAATTTTAACCTGCCGGAGAACCTCCAGCCGGGTCAAGAGAAAGAAGCGTCTGCAGCTTCGGATAAGGTTGCGCCCAAAACTCCTCCTACCAACCCAGATCAACCTACCCAACCGCCAGCTCCCTCCCCACCCGAAATCGAGATTGACCCTTTGGCAGGTGAATTTGCGGCTCCCATTGCTGCGGCACCGCCGGCACCTCACCCGACTTCGGAAACTGCTCCCCAACCATCGGATCCTCGCCGCCCCCTTACTCCACCCGAAATTGAATTTGACCCTTTAGCCGGTAAATTCTCAGCTCCCATTGCTGCGGCACCACCGCCCTCTCCTACACCCGACCCTTCAGCGGCAGAAGCTCCCCTTGTGGCGATGCCGCAGGTTGAGCCGTCACCCGATACAGAGGCCCCTCCATTTGTGGCACCGACAGCAGAAAACACCGCACCAAGCTCCGTATCTGCAGCCGATTTTTCTCCGGCTCCGGCGGCGGCGGCTTCATTACTCGTAAGCGATGGCGAAGCTCCAACGAAGCGCCCGATGCGAATTGGTGAAAAATTAATGAGCCTTGGGCTCATCTCCGATGATCAATTGCAAGTGGCACTGCAAGAACAAAAAACCAGTAAAAAGCTACTCGGGGCGATCCTCGTTGGCCTTGGATTTATTAGTGAGCACGCGTTAGGTGAAATTCTAGCGGAGGCATCAGGCGCCAAGAAGTTTGACCCTAAACAGAGCATGCTTGACCCGGCACTTGTGACACGCGTTCCCAAGGAAGTGGCGCTTCGACACAAAGTTATCGCGGTAAGCCTGACAGAGGACACACTACAACTCGCAACTACCGACGTTTACAACGTATTGGCGGTGGATCAAGTACGCCGCTTCTTCGAAAATGTACAAATTGAGCCAATCTATTGTTCGGAAGCTGAAATCCTTGAGCTGATTGATCAATATTACGATTACGAGCTCTCAATTGACGGTATTTTACGTGAGATCGAAACCGGTGAGCGCGACCTCGATGACCTAAGCGGAACCGAAGAAGGCTATGTTAACCCGACGGTACGTTTGGTTGATGCCATGCTCGTCGATTCGATCAAAGTCGGCGCATCGGACATTCACTTTGAGCCTGAAGGTCAGTTCCTACGCTTACGCTATCGTATCGATGGTGATTTGGTCCAGGTTCGTAGTTTCCATCGCAACTATTGGCCTGCCATTGCCGTACGTATCAAAATTATGTCCGGCATGAATATCGCGGAAACCCGAATGCCGCAGGATGGTCGTATCTCTTTCCAGGTGATGGGACGCGAGGTTGATTTCCGTGTTGCCACCCAACCCACCGTGCATGGTGAAAACATCGTGATGCGTTTGTTGGATAAGACAAAATCACTCGTGCCATTAGAAGATCTCGGCTTTGCGGATCATAATATCAACCTACTGAAGAAGCTCCTCAAACGTCCGGAAGGGATTATCATTGTGACCGGCCCGACCGGTAGTGGTAAAACCACGACGCTCTATTCCATTCTTAGTTACATCAACTCGATGGATGTGAATATTATGACGCTGGAAGATCCGGTGGAATATCAGTTACCCCTCATTCGACAAACCAATGTACGCGAAGGAACGATTGATTTTGGTAACGGAATTAAATCCCTCATGCGCCAAGATCCTGACATCATCTTCATTGGTGAGGTACGTGACGAAGATACCGCACTCATGGCCGTACGTGCCGCACTGACCGGCCACCAAGTCTTTACCACGCTCCACACGAACGATGCGCTGGGTGCCGTTCCTAGGCTCGGCGATATCGGGGTGCCTGCTCACTTATTGGCAGGCTCGCTGATTTGCACCATGGCACAACGTCTGGCCCGCAAACTTTGCCAAACGTGCAAGAAACCGAGACTTGCGACACCAGAAGAAGCCCAAATCCTTGGATTCGCGCCCGATAGCCCGCCGACGGTTTACGATGCTGTTGGTTGCAAACAATGCCGCAATACAGGGCATAAAGGCCGCACCGCGATCATCGAAGTTCTTCGTGTAGACGAAGGATTGAACGAATTAATTGCCACACATGCCACTCGTAACGCTATGATGAATTACGCTCTCAATAATGGTTTCGTCACCATGGTTGAGGATGGCATTGATAAAGTGTTGCAAGGCGATATTGATATTGAACAGCTCATATCCACGCTCGATATGACGGATAGAATGTAGGAAAAACAATGGCGACCTATCAATATTCTGCGATGAATCAAGACGGCAAGATCGTCAAAGGCGAAATGACTGCCGAGAATGATATTGACCTCGAAGCACGCTTAAGAGACTTACACCTTGATATCGTGAAGTGCAGCTTAGCAAAGCAAAAAGCTGCCAGCTTCTTAAATAAAATTACTTACAATGACTTGATCGTACTATGCCTTCATTTAGAGCAGCTAAGTCGCGCCGGTGTCCCGCTTCTAGAGGCAATTTCGGATGTACGTGATTCCACCGAATCTGTTCGTTTACGCGATATTATGGCCGGCGTGTTCGAGGAAGTAAAATCCGGATCACTCTTCTCAGAAGCGCTTGGGAGGCACCCACGTGAATTTGATGAAGTCTTTCTCGGTTTGATTAAAGCAGGGGAGAAGACCGGTGATATGACCGAAGTTTATACTCACCTAGCGGATCACTATAAATGGACCCACGACATTAAACGTAAGATTAAAAAAGCACGCGGCTATCCGATGTTCTTGCTCGTGGTCATGAGCGCCGTCATTTTCGTTCTCATGACAACGGTAGTGCCTAAACTCATCGACTTTATTACCTCGCAAGGGTTCGAAATTCCGATTCATACTCGGGCACTAATCGCCACGTCTGAATTTTGTCAGGACTATTGGTTTATCATTATCTGTATTCCTATTTTCAGCTGGATCGGCTTTAAAATTGCCTATCGAGTTTCCGATAATTTTGCCTATAA encodes the following:
- a CDS encoding type II secretion system F family protein, whose amino-acid sequence is MATYQYSAMNQDGKIVKGEMTAENDIDLEARLRDLHLDIVKCSLAKQKAASFLNKITYNDLIVLCLHLEQLSRAGVPLLEAISDVRDSTESVRLRDIMAGVFEEVKSGSLFSEALGRHPREFDEVFLGLIKAGEKTGDMTEVYTHLADHYKWTHDIKRKIKKARGYPMFLLVVMSAVIFVLMTTVVPKLIDFITSQGFEIPIHTRALIATSEFCQDYWFIIICIPIFSWIGFKIAYRVSDNFAYKADSLALKVPVFGNVIRKINMARFTHFFGVMFRSGVDILESLDSSRNVVANRLLKQSIADVKSAVSDGSTVTDALQKSGEFPTMVVRMFKVGENSGNMNDALENVNFFYNREVNDAVDNIVGMIQPALTLIMGVLIFWVISAVFGPLYDSFSQMPL
- a CDS encoding ATPase, T2SS/T4P/T4SS family — its product is MSNQFGNFNLPENLQPGQEKEASAASDKVAPKTPPTNPDQPTQPPAPSPPEIEIDPLAGEFAAPIAAAPPAPHPTSETAPQPSDPRRPLTPPEIEFDPLAGKFSAPIAAAPPPSPTPDPSAAEAPLVAMPQVEPSPDTEAPPFVAPTAENTAPSSVSAADFSPAPAAAASLLVSDGEAPTKRPMRIGEKLMSLGLISDDQLQVALQEQKTSKKLLGAILVGLGFISEHALGEILAEASGAKKFDPKQSMLDPALVTRVPKEVALRHKVIAVSLTEDTLQLATTDVYNVLAVDQVRRFFENVQIEPIYCSEAEILELIDQYYDYELSIDGILREIETGERDLDDLSGTEEGYVNPTVRLVDAMLVDSIKVGASDIHFEPEGQFLRLRYRIDGDLVQVRSFHRNYWPAIAVRIKIMSGMNIAETRMPQDGRISFQVMGREVDFRVATQPTVHGENIVMRLLDKTKSLVPLEDLGFADHNINLLKKLLKRPEGIIIVTGPTGSGKTTTLYSILSYINSMDVNIMTLEDPVEYQLPLIRQTNVREGTIDFGNGIKSLMRQDPDIIFIGEVRDEDTALMAVRAALTGHQVFTTLHTNDALGAVPRLGDIGVPAHLLAGSLICTMAQRLARKLCQTCKKPRLATPEEAQILGFAPDSPPTVYDAVGCKQCRNTGHKGRTAIIEVLRVDEGLNELIATHATRNAMMNYALNNGFVTMVEDGIDKVLQGDIDIEQLISTLDMTDRM